The Brumimicrobium sp. genomic interval ATTCTACGTTTTTAAAGCCCTATTACCTGTTTTCTTGGTTTTTTTCAAAGGTTTCCATCAAGGTAAGGAAATCATCGAAGAGATAATTCGCATCTTCAGGTCCAGGACTGGCTTCAGGGTGATACTGAACGGTAAAGCAGGGATATTTTTTATGTCTTAATCCTTCGTTTGTTCTGTCGTTTAATGCGATGTGCGTTTCGATTAAATCAGTTCCTTTCAACGACTCTTGGTCAATCGCATATCCATGATTTTGAGCAGTAATACTTACTTTATTTGTTCTCAAATCTACCACAGGGTGATTACCTCCACGGTGTCCAAACTTCAGTTTATAGGTTTTTGCTCCGCACGCCAAACCGATTAATTGATGTCCCATACAGATACCAAAAACTGGTATTTTTCCAAGTATTCCACGTATCATATCTAACGCATACGGATAATCTTTTGGGTCACCAGGACCGTTAGTTAACATCACGCCATCGGGTTTCATTAACAGAATATCTTCTGCTGATGTGGAATGAGGAACAACGACAATGTCACAATCCCGTTTTGACAATTCTCGAATAATGCCTAATTTCGAACCAAAATCTACTAATACTACCTTAAACCCTCTTCCTGGACAAGCATACGCTGTTTTTGTAGAAACGTGTTCAATCAAGTTGGTTGGGAAAACGGTTTGTTTTAGTTCGGAAATTACCTCCTCTGTATTTATCGTTTCATCTACTATTTTTCCTTTCACCGTTCCTTTATTGCGCAACACCCGCGTCAATCTTCTGGTATCAATTCCTTGAATACCCGAAAGATTTTTTCGCTTAAAAAACTCGTCCAAATTCATTTGATTTCTGAAATTGGAAGGAAATTCACACAATTCCTTTACGATAAGTCCTTTGATGGCAGGAGAAATACTTTCAAAATCATCTGGATTGATGCCATAGTTACCAATCAATGGATAAGTCATGCATACTATTTGACCACTATATGACAAATCCGATATCACTTCCTGATACCCTGTCATTCCCGTGTTAAAGACTACCTCGCCCGAGATTTCATTTTCTACGCCAAAACCAGTACCGTAAAAGATTTCACCAGATTCTAACACTAACTTTTTTTTCATTTATCTAATAATTAAGCAAAAAAAAACGAAGCCTTTTGGACTCCGTTTTTATTAAAAATAATATCTTATAAATAGCGATTTCGTTTGACGACAAAACATATAGTTGCTATTTCTCTTTTTCACGGCAACAAATTTAGTTGAAAGTTTTTGAAAAATAACTTTTTCTTTAAAAAAAAAATATACACTTTCATTTTTTCAGGTGTTTAACAAAAAAAAAACAGATGAATTAATGGTGTTTTTTAACCTGAGTTCGATTATTAAATCCGATAGCTATCGGATTGCGTTTAGGTTAATATTAATACATCCATCGTTCCCACCACATTTGAAACATCAGCAAGTACCATATTTTAACACCGTATTCCGATTTTCCATTCATAAAACGTATTTTTAAACGCTCCACTTCTTCGGGGTTAAAGATTCCTTGGGTTTTAATTCTGTCTGTTGAGAGATAATCATCTATTCGTGAACGCCAATCTTCCCGCATCCACTTTTCAATAGGAATAGCAAACCCCATTTTTGGTCTGTCCATCAATTCTTTAGGAATATGTTTATAGACAATCTGCCTTAAAATATATTTCTTTATTCCATTGTTGTACTTGAAATTATCAGGTAATTGCGCAGCCCATTCCACCAATTTATGATCTAAGAATGGCTCTCTCCCCTCTAAACTAAAACGCATTGTTGCTCGATCCACTTTTGTCATAATATCATCCGGCAAATACGTTTGAAAATCAATAGCCTGCATATAGCTCAGCACTGAATAATAGGTTTTTTCTAATTCTGTACTTTGATAAGCCGTTTTCAACGAATTTTCACGTTGGAGAACTAATCGATTCATTTCCAATTCATTAAACTGTGATGACAAACTCCACATCATTTGTTCAGGAGACGGATCTTTCAGCAAATACTTCAACTTTTCATAGCGGTTGGCAAAGTTGTACTTATTTTTCAAAAAGGGAATTTTCTCTGCCT includes:
- the carA gene encoding glutamine-hydrolyzing carbamoyl-phosphate synthase small subunit, which encodes MKKKLVLESGEIFYGTGFGVENEISGEVVFNTGMTGYQEVISDLSYSGQIVCMTYPLIGNYGINPDDFESISPAIKGLIVKELCEFPSNFRNQMNLDEFFKRKNLSGIQGIDTRRLTRVLRNKGTVKGKIVDETINTEEVISELKQTVFPTNLIEHVSTKTAYACPGRGFKVVLVDFGSKLGIIRELSKRDCDIVVVPHSTSAEDILLMKPDGVMLTNGPGDPKDYPYALDMIRGILGKIPVFGICMGHQLIGLACGAKTYKLKFGHRGGNHPVVDLRTNKVSITAQNHGYAIDQESLKGTDLIETHIALNDRTNEGLRHKKYPCFTVQYHPEASPGPEDANYLFDDFLTLMETFEKNQENR